The Streptomyces europaeiscabiei genome window below encodes:
- a CDS encoding globin produces MNEIRRGTLQEQTFYEQVGGEETFRRLVRRFYEGVAEDPILRPMYPEEDLGPAEDRFTLFLIQYWGGPTTYSENRGHPRLRMRHAPFTVDRAAHDAWLKHMRVAVDELALSEEHEHTLWNYLTYAAASMVNAPG; encoded by the coding sequence GTGAACGAGATTCGGCGCGGCACGCTTCAGGAGCAGACCTTCTACGAGCAGGTCGGTGGCGAGGAGACCTTCCGGCGCCTCGTACGCCGTTTCTACGAGGGTGTCGCCGAGGATCCGATCCTGCGGCCCATGTACCCCGAGGAGGACCTGGGCCCGGCCGAGGACCGTTTCACGCTGTTCCTGATCCAGTACTGGGGCGGCCCCACCACGTACAGCGAGAACCGCGGTCACCCCCGGCTCCGTATGCGCCACGCCCCCTTCACCGTCGACCGCGCCGCCCACGACGCCTGGCTGAAGCACATGCGCGTCGCCGTGGACGAGCTCGCCTTGTCCGAGGAACACGAGCACACGCTGTGGAACTACCTGACGTACGCGGCGGCCTCGATGGTGAACGCCCCGGGCTGA
- a CDS encoding acyl-CoA thioesterase, with amino-acid sequence MRHIYRCPLRWADMDAYGHVNNVVFLRYLEEARIDFLFRPEKDFKQGSVVARHEIDYKRQLVHRHTPVDIELWVTEIRAASFTIAYEVKDPEQVYVRASTVIVPFDFATQRPRRITAEEREFLEEYRDDDEEEAVAA; translated from the coding sequence TTGCGGCACATCTACCGCTGCCCACTGCGCTGGGCGGACATGGACGCGTACGGCCACGTCAACAACGTGGTCTTCCTCCGCTACCTGGAGGAAGCCCGTATCGACTTCCTGTTCCGCCCGGAGAAGGACTTCAAGCAGGGGTCCGTGGTGGCACGCCATGAGATCGACTACAAGCGGCAGCTGGTCCACCGGCACACGCCGGTGGACATCGAGCTGTGGGTCACGGAGATAAGAGCGGCGTCGTTCACGATCGCCTACGAGGTCAAGGACCCCGAGCAGGTCTACGTCCGGGCCTCGACGGTGATAGTGCCGTTCGACTTCGCGACCCAGCGGCCTCGCCGGATCACGGCCGAGGAGCGCGAGTTCCTGGAGGAGTACAGGGACGACGACGAGGAGGAGGCCGTCGCCGCATGA
- a CDS encoding methyltransferase domain-containing protein, translating into MGTHAVDHDLERLAAEARSALVREIEASGAWDADPEWRKAFESVPRHLFVPYYYVSAVDGFERLWGEERDPRRRGRWVRGAYADAPLATRVRDGQLISSSSQPSLMAKMLAELEVEDGDRVLEIGAGTGYNAALLAYRLGDDLVTTVDLDADITEAARRHLDAAGYHPTVVTGDGARGVPERAPYDRIIATCTLHSIPRAWLAQCAPGARILTPLATGLVRLLVEDTEHAEGRFLHTSAYFVPLRGGSEPEAMHPHLGGLPSRARDHELFRFLLALTAGSLDPHEALALWQREGMPSRERYGITVRGEHAWAWLDDPEGPYAWPLPG; encoded by the coding sequence ATGGGCACGCACGCTGTGGACCACGATCTGGAACGCCTCGCCGCCGAGGCCCGGTCGGCGCTGGTGCGCGAGATCGAGGCGAGCGGGGCGTGGGACGCCGACCCGGAGTGGCGGAAGGCGTTCGAGAGCGTTCCCCGGCACCTCTTCGTGCCCTACTACTACGTGAGTGCCGTGGACGGCTTCGAGCGGCTGTGGGGCGAGGAGCGTGACCCGCGGCGGCGTGGCCGCTGGGTGCGGGGCGCGTACGCCGACGCCCCGCTCGCCACCCGGGTGCGCGACGGGCAGTTGATCTCCTCCAGCAGTCAGCCGTCGCTGATGGCGAAGATGCTGGCCGAGTTGGAGGTGGAGGACGGCGACCGAGTGCTGGAGATCGGCGCCGGCACCGGGTACAACGCCGCCCTGCTCGCCTACCGGCTGGGGGACGACCTGGTCACGACCGTCGATCTGGACGCCGACATCACGGAGGCGGCGCGCAGGCATCTGGACGCCGCCGGGTACCACCCGACCGTCGTCACCGGGGACGGGGCGCGCGGGGTGCCCGAGCGGGCGCCGTACGACCGGATCATCGCGACCTGCACGTTGCACTCGATCCCGCGCGCCTGGCTAGCCCAGTGCGCCCCTGGCGCACGCATCCTGACGCCGCTGGCCACGGGATTGGTACGGCTGCTGGTCGAGGACACGGAGCATGCCGAGGGGCGCTTCCTGCACACGTCGGCGTACTTCGTGCCGCTGCGCGGGGGCAGCGAGCCGGAGGCGATGCATCCGCATCTGGGCGGGCTGCCGAGCCGGGCCAGGGACCACGAGCTCTTCCGGTTCCTGCTGGCCCTCACAGCGGGCAGCCTCGACCCGCACGAGGCCCTCGCCCTGTGGCAGCGCGAGGGCATGCCCTCCCGCGAGCGCTACGGCATCACGGTCCGCGGCGAGCACGCCTGGGCCTGGCTGGACGACCCGGAAGGGCCGTACGCCTGGCCTCTCCCGGGCTGA
- a CDS encoding PP2C family serine/threonine-protein phosphatase, translating to MMSQMPQPTALTKCPICEWPLASDDRFCGACGHDLSAAPAPPEDQPTVTLNGTAGDAPDEASPVDWPLASQPSTDTPPPVVRPTDIPGTDSGGGELPGPGRGVRFDRPREPDEYPLAAPQPPDPRTADLATPPAGTKVCVACRAGHVDRDGYCENCGHAQPRERDHMELELGAVAAVSDRGLRHHRNEDSFAISSTALPDGSPAVVAIVCDGVSSATRPDDASLAAARVANEAVLDSLPRGTHPQQALHDAIVAAAGAVNALAEEPETAQEHAPHQNAPACTIVGSVVTPTLLVVGWVGDSRAYWVPVDRSAPPARLTEDDSWAAQMVSAGLMSEAEAYADERAHAITGWLGADAYELEPHTASFKPDRPGVVVVCTDGLWNYAEAAEEMAEAVPLDAAERPLHCAQVLVGRALDGGGHDNVTVAVMPFPAPPQGAGSA from the coding sequence TTGATGTCGCAGATGCCCCAGCCGACCGCGCTGACGAAGTGCCCGATCTGCGAGTGGCCCCTCGCCTCGGACGACCGCTTCTGCGGTGCGTGCGGCCATGACCTCTCGGCGGCGCCCGCGCCGCCGGAGGACCAGCCGACCGTCACCCTGAACGGGACGGCGGGTGACGCGCCCGACGAGGCCTCGCCCGTGGACTGGCCCCTCGCCTCCCAGCCCAGCACCGACACGCCCCCGCCGGTGGTCCGCCCCACCGACATCCCGGGCACCGACTCCGGCGGCGGCGAACTGCCCGGTCCGGGGCGGGGCGTACGGTTCGACCGGCCCCGCGAGCCCGACGAGTACCCACTGGCCGCGCCCCAGCCGCCGGATCCGCGCACCGCCGACCTCGCCACCCCGCCCGCCGGCACGAAGGTGTGCGTGGCCTGCCGTGCGGGCCACGTCGACCGGGACGGCTACTGCGAGAACTGCGGGCACGCCCAGCCGCGTGAACGCGACCACATGGAACTGGAGTTGGGCGCGGTCGCCGCGGTCAGCGACCGGGGTCTGCGCCACCACCGCAACGAGGACTCGTTCGCGATCTCCTCGACCGCGCTGCCGGACGGCTCCCCCGCGGTCGTCGCGATCGTCTGCGACGGCGTGTCCTCCGCGACCCGCCCCGACGACGCCTCGCTCGCCGCGGCCCGCGTCGCCAACGAGGCGGTCCTGGACTCGCTGCCGCGCGGCACCCACCCGCAGCAGGCCCTGCACGACGCGATCGTCGCCGCCGCAGGCGCCGTCAACGCACTGGCGGAGGAACCGGAGACGGCCCAGGAGCACGCCCCGCACCAGAACGCGCCGGCGTGCACCATCGTCGGCTCCGTCGTCACCCCGACCCTGCTCGTCGTGGGCTGGGTCGGCGACAGCCGCGCCTACTGGGTCCCGGTCGACCGGAGCGCACCCCCGGCACGGCTCACCGAGGACGACTCGTGGGCGGCACAGATGGTGTCCGCGGGACTGATGAGCGAGGCCGAGGCGTACGCCGACGAGCGCGCCCACGCGATCACCGGCTGGCTCGGCGCGGACGCGTACGAACTGGAGCCGCACACCGCTTCCTTCAAACCGGACCGGCCGGGTGTAGTGGTGGTGTGCACCGACGGACTGTGGAACTACGCGGAGGCCGCCGAGGAGATGGCCGAGGCCGTGCCCCTCGACGCGGCCGAGAGGCCGCTGCACTGCGCGCAGGTTCTGGTCGGCCGGGCCCTCGACGGCGGTGGCCACGACAACGTAACAGTGGCCGTCATGCCGTTCCCGGCACCTCCTCAGGGGGCAGGATCGGCCTGA
- the ettA gene encoding energy-dependent translational throttle protein EttA, translating to MAEYIYTMRKTRKAHGDKVILDDVTLSFLPGAKIGVVGPNGAGKSTVLKIMAGIEQPSNGDAFLSPGYTVGMLQQEPPLDESKTVLQNVQDGAAEIMGKLRRFNEVAELMATDYSDALLDEMGKLQEDLDHANAWDLDTQLEQAMDALGCPPGDWPVTNLSGGERRRVALCKLLLEAPDLLLLDEPTNHLDAESVQWLEQHLAKYPGTVVAVTHDRYFLDNVAGWILELDRGRAIGYEGNYSTYLESKQSRLKVEGQKDAKRAKRLKEELEWVRSNAKGRQAKSKARLARYEEMAAEADKMRKLDFEEIQIPPGPRLGSVVVEVNNLSKAFGEKVLIDDLSFTLPRNGIVGIIGPNGAGKTTLFKMIQGLEDPDSGSIKVGDTVKISYVDQSRENIDPKKTLWAVVSDELDYINVGQVEMPSRAYVSAFGFKGPDQQKPAGVLSGGERNRLNLALTLKLGGNLLLLDEPTNDLDVETLSSLENALLEFPGCAVVVSHDRWFLDRVATHILAYEGESKWFWFEGNFESYEKNKIERLGADAARPHRATYKKLTRG from the coding sequence TTGGCTGAGTACATCTACACGATGCGCAAGACACGCAAGGCGCACGGCGACAAGGTGATCCTTGACGACGTCACGCTGAGCTTCCTGCCCGGCGCGAAGATCGGTGTGGTCGGTCCGAACGGTGCCGGTAAGTCCACCGTTCTCAAGATCATGGCGGGCATCGAGCAGCCCTCCAACGGTGACGCGTTCCTGTCGCCCGGCTACACCGTCGGCATGCTCCAGCAGGAGCCGCCGCTGGACGAGTCCAAGACGGTCCTGCAGAACGTGCAGGACGGCGCCGCCGAGATCATGGGCAAGCTCAGGCGCTTCAACGAGGTCGCGGAGCTCATGGCGACCGACTACTCGGACGCGCTCCTGGACGAGATGGGCAAGCTCCAGGAGGACCTGGACCACGCGAACGCGTGGGACCTGGACACCCAGCTGGAGCAGGCCATGGACGCCCTGGGCTGCCCGCCCGGCGACTGGCCCGTCACCAACCTGTCCGGTGGTGAGCGTCGCCGTGTCGCGCTGTGCAAGCTGCTGCTCGAAGCCCCCGACCTGCTGCTGCTCGACGAGCCCACCAACCACCTGGACGCCGAGTCCGTGCAGTGGCTGGAGCAGCACCTCGCGAAGTACCCCGGCACCGTCGTCGCGGTCACCCACGACCGGTACTTCCTCGACAACGTCGCGGGCTGGATCCTGGAGCTCGACCGCGGTCGAGCGATCGGCTACGAGGGCAACTACTCCACGTACCTGGAGAGCAAGCAGTCCCGTCTCAAGGTCGAGGGCCAGAAGGACGCCAAGCGCGCCAAGCGGCTCAAGGAAGAGCTGGAGTGGGTCCGCTCCAACGCCAAGGGCCGCCAGGCCAAGTCCAAGGCCCGTCTCGCCCGGTACGAGGAGATGGCGGCCGAGGCCGACAAGATGCGGAAGCTGGACTTCGAGGAGATCCAGATCCCGCCGGGCCCGCGCCTGGGCAGCGTGGTCGTCGAGGTCAACAACCTCAGCAAGGCCTTCGGCGAGAAGGTCCTGATCGACGATCTCTCCTTCACGCTGCCGCGCAACGGCATCGTGGGCATCATCGGCCCGAACGGCGCCGGCAAGACGACCCTCTTCAAGATGATCCAGGGTCTGGAGGACCCCGACTCCGGTTCGATCAAGGTCGGCGACACCGTCAAGATCTCCTACGTCGACCAGAGCCGCGAGAACATCGACCCCAAGAAGACGCTGTGGGCCGTCGTCTCCGACGAGCTGGACTACATCAACGTCGGCCAGGTCGAGATGCCCTCCCGCGCCTATGTCTCCGCGTTCGGCTTCAAGGGCCCGGACCAGCAGAAGCCGGCCGGGGTGCTCTCCGGTGGTGAGCGCAACCGCCTCAACCTGGCGCTCACCCTCAAGCTGGGTGGCAACCTGCTGCTCCTCGACGAACCGACCAACGACCTCGACGTCGAGACCCTGTCGTCGCTGGAGAACGCGCTGCTGGAGTTCCCCGGCTGCGCCGTGGTCGTCTCCCACGACCGCTGGTTCCTGGACCGGGTGGCGACGCACATCCTCGCCTACGAGGGCGAGTCCAAGTGGTTCTGGTTCGAGGGCAACTTCGAGTCGTACGAGAAGAACAAGATCGAGCGACTCGGCGCCGACGCCGCCCGTCCGCACCGTGCCACCTACAAGAAGCTGACTCGAGGCTGA
- a CDS encoding vWA domain-containing protein: MANFSKSNVPQFSVEVYQNEYLPEGGREVNAIVTVSATGGGTIGSAVAAPHLYSPGQGPSAAVALMVDCSGSMDYPPTKMRNARDATAAAIDTLRDGVHFAVIDGTHVAREVYPGGGRLAVADSATRDQAKQALRRLSAGGGTAIGTWLKLADRLLASADVAIRHGILLTDGRNEHESPQDLKAALDACAGRFTCDARGVGTDWEVKEVTQIASALLGTADIVADPAALSADFTQMMEAAMGKEVADVALRLWTPVGTQIKFVKQVAPTVEQLTDRRTESGPRAGDYPTGSWGDESRDYHVCVEVPAASLGQEMLAARVSLVIPQPDGTAQNLGAQGLVKAVWTDDMVASTSINPQVAHYTGQAELAQVIQQGLDARKSGDFDGATAKLGRAVQLASASGNADTAKLLAKVVDVVDAATGTVRLKAKVTEADEMTLETRSTKTVRVKK, encoded by the coding sequence ATGGCCAATTTCTCGAAGTCGAACGTGCCGCAGTTCTCGGTCGAGGTCTACCAGAACGAGTACCTGCCCGAGGGCGGCCGCGAGGTCAACGCCATCGTGACGGTCAGCGCGACCGGCGGCGGCACCATCGGCAGCGCGGTCGCCGCGCCGCACCTCTATTCGCCCGGCCAGGGCCCGTCCGCCGCCGTGGCGCTCATGGTCGACTGCTCGGGGTCGATGGACTACCCGCCGACCAAGATGCGCAACGCCCGGGACGCCACGGCCGCCGCGATCGACACCCTGCGCGACGGCGTCCACTTCGCGGTGATCGACGGCACCCACGTGGCCCGGGAGGTCTACCCCGGCGGGGGTCGGCTCGCGGTCGCCGACTCCGCCACCCGGGACCAGGCCAAGCAGGCGCTGCGCAGGCTCAGCGCGGGCGGCGGCACCGCCATCGGCACCTGGCTGAAGCTCGCGGACCGGCTGCTCGCCTCGGCGGACGTCGCCATACGCCACGGCATCCTGCTCACCGACGGCCGCAACGAGCACGAGTCGCCGCAGGACCTGAAGGCCGCGCTGGACGCCTGTGCCGGACGGTTCACGTGTGACGCGCGTGGAGTGGGCACCGACTGGGAGGTCAAGGAGGTCACCCAGATCGCCTCCGCGCTCCTCGGCACCGCCGACATCGTCGCCGACCCGGCCGCCCTGTCCGCCGACTTCACGCAGATGATGGAGGCGGCCATGGGCAAGGAGGTCGCGGACGTCGCTCTGCGACTGTGGACCCCGGTCGGCACCCAGATCAAGTTCGTGAAGCAAGTGGCGCCCACGGTAGAGCAGTTGACCGACCGTCGCACCGAGTCCGGGCCGCGCGCCGGGGACTACCCGACCGGCTCGTGGGGGGACGAGTCCCGCGACTACCACGTGTGCGTCGAGGTGCCGGCCGCGTCCCTCGGCCAGGAGATGCTGGCCGCCCGCGTCTCCCTCGTCATCCCCCAGCCCGACGGCACGGCACAGAACCTCGGCGCGCAGGGTCTGGTGAAGGCCGTGTGGACCGACGACATGGTCGCGTCCACGTCGATCAACCCCCAGGTCGCGCACTACACAGGCCAGGCCGAACTGGCACAAGTCATCCAGCAGGGGCTCGATGCTCGCAAATCCGGCGATTTCGACGGAGCGACGGCCAAGTTGGGACGGGCCGTTCAGCTCGCCAGCGCGTCGGGCAACGCGGATACTGCGAAACTGCTTGCGAAGGTGGTGGACGTGGTCGACGCGGCGACAGGTACTGTGCGACTGAAGGCGAAGGTCACGGAGGCCGACGAGATGACTCTCGAAACACGGTCGACAAAGACTGTTCGTGTAAAGAAGTAG
- a CDS encoding FHA domain-containing protein, which produces MPTCPNGHQSGSDDWCEVCGHRMAGAVPPPPPPPPPGAGYGYPPPGSPPPPPGAGGPGGPGGRPHLAAQPELCPQCRTPREGGAPFCEECRWNFLTNTATTYTPAAPRPSAPGPGAGPGGPGPGGPGQGPGPGGNPALRFQQQPPPPSFGGGDGYDYQGSRPSQINRPAEPIPPGSPFGGEPSGPGGPGGPGGNGGFGGPGGHGGPGGHGGPGGSGRPGGPGGPSGPGGSSGFGGGPSGQPGQPGQPGPGQSGQPGPSAFGGDPSRPGPSGFGGDPSRHSPSAFGGDPSRPGPSGFGGDPSRPVPPPPGPTPGGPGGPGGPGGPGFPGPGQGPGGGQGPGGAPQAFQQAGPSAPPAFPQETRRPQPGGPGGPGGQGPGGQGPGGQGPGGGPSFGADDDWVISPPSTGPGGSGGPGGAGARPGGYGYPPPGATQAPPGPAYPQAPTTWSATIGPDRDYFMAMMQRSGPEATGLNLPAYSPEQRRALTGSQITIGRRRHSTGDTPDIDLSVPPEDPGVSHQHAVLVQQPDGGWAVVDQNSTNGTTVNGSEDPIQPFVPIPLQDGDRVHVGAWTTITIRRG; this is translated from the coding sequence ATGCCGACCTGCCCGAACGGACACCAGTCGGGTTCCGACGACTGGTGCGAGGTCTGCGGTCACCGTATGGCCGGTGCCGTACCCCCGCCGCCGCCACCGCCGCCCCCGGGCGCCGGCTACGGATACCCGCCGCCCGGTTCACCTCCCCCGCCTCCGGGCGCGGGCGGTCCCGGGGGTCCCGGTGGACGCCCGCACCTCGCCGCCCAGCCGGAACTCTGCCCGCAGTGCCGCACGCCCCGTGAGGGCGGCGCGCCCTTCTGCGAGGAGTGCCGGTGGAACTTCCTGACCAACACCGCGACGACGTACACCCCGGCCGCGCCCCGGCCGTCGGCGCCCGGACCCGGCGCCGGTCCGGGGGGTCCCGGCCCCGGCGGTCCCGGTCAGGGTCCCGGTCCCGGCGGGAACCCTGCGCTCCGGTTCCAGCAGCAGCCGCCCCCTCCGTCCTTCGGCGGCGGTGACGGGTACGACTACCAGGGTTCCCGCCCCTCGCAGATCAACCGTCCCGCCGAACCGATCCCCCCGGGGTCGCCGTTCGGCGGAGAGCCGTCGGGTCCGGGTGGGCCCGGGGGTCCGGGCGGAAACGGTGGGTTCGGCGGGCCGGGTGGCCACGGGGGTCCCGGCGGTCATGGCGGCCCGGGTGGGTCTGGCCGTCCGGGTGGTCCCGGTGGGCCGTCGGGGCCGGGTGGTTCCTCCGGGTTCGGCGGCGGGCCCTCGGGCCAGCCCGGTCAACCCGGCCAACCCGGTCCGGGACAGTCCGGCCAGCCCGGTCCGTCCGCGTTCGGCGGAGATCCTTCGCGACCTGGGCCCTCGGGCTTCGGCGGCGACCCTTCACGGCACAGCCCCTCGGCCTTCGGCGGCGATCCTTCCCGCCCCGGGCCCTCGGGCTTCGGCGGCGACCCTTCACGCCCGGTTCCGCCGCCGCCCGGCCCTACGCCGGGTGGGCCTGGCGGCCCCGGTGGCCCCGGTGGGCCTGGTTTCCCCGGGCCCGGCCAAGGTCCCGGTGGTGGTCAGGGCCCCGGTGGGGCGCCGCAGGCGTTCCAGCAGGCGGGGCCGTCGGCTCCGCCCGCCTTCCCGCAGGAGACCCGGCGACCGCAGCCCGGGGGGCCTGGTGGGCCTGGTGGTCAGGGCCCCGGTGGTCAGGGCCCCGGTGGTCAGGGCCCCGGTGGCGGCCCCTCCTTCGGTGCTGACGACGACTGGGTGATCTCCCCGCCATCGACCGGCCCCGGTGGATCCGGTGGCCCCGGTGGTGCGGGGGCTCGCCCCGGTGGCTACGGCTACCCGCCGCCCGGCGCCACCCAGGCCCCGCCCGGCCCCGCGTATCCCCAGGCGCCGACGACCTGGAGCGCGACCATCGGCCCGGACCGCGACTACTTCATGGCGATGATGCAGCGCTCGGGCCCCGAGGCCACGGGCCTGAACCTGCCCGCGTACTCCCCGGAGCAGCGTCGCGCCCTCACCGGCAGCCAGATCACCATCGGGCGCCGTCGTCACTCCACCGGCGACACCCCCGACATTGATCTCTCCGTGCCGCCGGAGGACCCGGGCGTCTCCCACCAGCACGCGGTGCTGGTGCAGCAGCCCGACGGCGGCTGGGCGGTCGTCGACCAGAACTCCACGAACGGAACCACCGTCAACGGTTCCGAGGACCCCATCCAGCCGTTCGTCCCGATCCCCCTCCAGGACGGGGACCGCGTACACGTGGGCGCGTGGACGACGATCACTATCCGCCGGGGCTGA
- a CDS encoding serine/threonine-protein kinase yields the protein MSQTDEGLAGEGRTGEEDPQQSCQRPGCSGSYEDMGGGELYCDTCGLAPVVSASGMVSSPPTGITGGGRGSRGSGTSSSRSSRSSARSSQSRRSVSGRLSRALSGRTTGRSVSVRSSGKTAGSSGRARLGVGLVQVPDVPRPDPRAMVLETAEVPERKRFCSRSDCGAPVGRARGERPGRTEGFCTKCGHPYSFVPKLHAGDIVRGQYEVVGCLAHGGLGWVYLAIDRAVSDRWVVLKGLLDTGDQDAMAAAISERRFLAEIEHSNIVRIYNFVEHLDQRTGSLDGYIVMEYVGGKSLKEIANDRRTTDGRRDPLPVEQACAYGIEALEALGHLHSRNLLYCDFKVDNAIQTEDQLKLIDMGAVRRMDDDESAIYGTVGYQAPEVADVGPSVASDLYTVARTLAVLAFDFQGYTNVFVDSLPDPDNIEVFRQYESFYRLLVRATDPDPARRFASAQEMSEQLTGVLREVVSLQTGRARPALSTIFGPEVKVTDTELFAKLDGDVSRLGTRVIPVGKGLRRGKVVAARNGGSASASPARNGGSPSGTPALPTGGAVAVPARLTRELDTAAAALALPVPRVDPGDPNAGFLAGLMASAPTELITALHSAPSGSLELRLRELRSRLEMGEFTIALATLDALERDHPDDWRVVWYRGVAALATGDHENAALSFDAIYDAFPGEPAPKLALGLCAEVLGQLDNAAEYYRLVWTTDPSFVSTAFGLARVRLTAGDRQNAVHTLESVPEASIHYTAARVAAVRARLRHRTEARPGSGAVPSGAVPPGTLPSGTLSSGIAKSEAVPDAPFLDDLIAAAGQVEALGGYGLDAVRREQLSTEVLGCALDWVLSGGQGVAPPAGGRVLLGSALDERGLRFGLERSYRTLARLAQGGEERIDLVERANRYRPRTWV from the coding sequence GTGAGTCAGACGGACGAAGGCCTGGCAGGCGAGGGCCGGACGGGCGAAGAGGATCCGCAGCAGTCGTGTCAGCGGCCCGGTTGCTCGGGATCGTACGAGGACATGGGCGGCGGCGAGCTGTACTGCGACACCTGCGGTCTGGCGCCGGTCGTCTCGGCGAGCGGCATGGTCAGTTCCCCGCCCACCGGCATCACCGGGGGCGGCAGGGGCTCGCGCGGCTCCGGTACCAGCAGTTCGCGCTCCTCGCGTTCGTCCGCGCGCTCCTCGCAGTCCCGGCGCTCGGTGTCCGGGCGCCTCTCGCGCGCCCTGTCGGGCAGGACGACGGGCCGCTCGGTGTCGGTGCGCAGCTCCGGCAAGACCGCCGGCTCCTCGGGACGGGCCCGGCTCGGTGTCGGTCTCGTCCAGGTCCCGGACGTGCCGCGTCCGGACCCGCGCGCGATGGTCCTGGAGACCGCCGAGGTGCCCGAGCGGAAGCGGTTCTGCTCGCGCTCCGACTGCGGCGCGCCGGTCGGGCGGGCGCGCGGTGAGCGGCCGGGGCGCACGGAGGGCTTCTGCACCAAGTGCGGCCATCCGTACTCGTTCGTGCCGAAGCTGCACGCGGGCGACATCGTGCGCGGACAGTACGAGGTCGTGGGCTGTCTCGCGCACGGCGGTCTGGGCTGGGTCTATCTGGCCATCGACCGGGCGGTGTCGGACCGGTGGGTCGTGCTGAAGGGCCTGCTCGACACCGGCGACCAGGACGCGATGGCCGCCGCGATCTCCGAGCGCCGCTTCCTCGCCGAGATCGAGCACTCCAACATCGTCCGTATCTACAACTTCGTCGAGCATCTCGACCAGCGCACCGGCTCGCTGGACGGGTACATCGTCATGGAGTACGTCGGCGGCAAGTCCCTCAAGGAGATCGCCAACGACCGCCGCACCACGGACGGCCGCCGGGACCCGCTCCCGGTCGAGCAGGCGTGCGCGTACGGCATCGAGGCCCTGGAGGCGCTCGGCCACCTGCACAGCCGCAACCTGTTGTACTGCGACTTCAAGGTCGACAACGCGATCCAGACCGAGGACCAGCTCAAGCTGATCGACATGGGCGCGGTGCGCAGGATGGACGACGACGAGTCGGCCATCTACGGCACGGTCGGCTACCAGGCGCCCGAAGTCGCCGACGTCGGCCCGTCGGTGGCCTCCGACCTGTACACGGTCGCCCGTACGCTCGCGGTCCTCGCCTTCGACTTCCAGGGCTACACGAACGTCTTCGTGGATTCGCTGCCCGACCCCGACAACATCGAGGTCTTCCGCCAGTACGAGTCCTTCTACCGTCTGCTGGTCCGTGCCACCGACCCGGACCCGGCCCGCCGGTTCGCCTCCGCGCAGGAGATGTCGGAGCAGCTGACCGGTGTGCTGCGGGAGGTCGTGTCCCTCCAGACGGGCCGGGCGCGCCCCGCCCTGTCCACGATCTTCGGCCCCGAGGTGAAGGTCACGGACACGGAACTGTTCGCGAAGCTGGACGGGGATGTGTCCCGGCTGGGGACACGGGTGATTCCGGTGGGCAAGGGGCTCCGGCGAGGCAAGGTGGTGGCCGCCCGGAACGGGGGTTCGGCTTCCGCGTCGCCTGCCCGGAACGGTGGTTCCCCTTCCGGTACGCCCGCTCTGCCGACCGGCGGTGCCGTCGCCGTTCCGGCCCGGCTCACCAGGGAGCTCGACACCGCCGCCGCGGCCCTCGCGCTGCCCGTGCCGCGCGTGGACCCGGGGGACCCGAACGCCGGGTTCCTGGCGGGGCTCATGGCCTCCGCGCCCACCGAGCTGATCACGGCGCTGCACTCGGCCCCCAGCGGCTCGCTGGAGCTGCGGCTGCGCGAGCTGCGGTCCCGGCTGGAGATGGGCGAGTTCACCATCGCGCTGGCCACCCTGGACGCCCTGGAACGGGACCACCCCGACGACTGGCGGGTGGTCTGGTACCGGGGCGTGGCGGCGCTCGCCACCGGCGACCACGAGAACGCCGCGCTGTCCTTCGACGCGATCTACGACGCCTTCCCGGGCGAGCCCGCTCCCAAGCTGGCCCTCGGACTGTGCGCCGAGGTGCTCGGGCAGCTGGACAACGCCGCCGAGTACTACCGCCTGGTGTGGACGACCGACCCCAGTTTCGTCAGCACCGCGTTCGGGCTCGCCCGGGTGCGGCTGACCGCCGGGGACCGGCAGAACGCCGTCCACACCCTGGAGTCCGTACCGGAGGCGTCCATCCACTACACCGCCGCCCGGGTCGCCGCCGTACGGGCGCGACTCAGACACCGTACGGAGGCGAGGCCCGGGTCCGGGGCCGTGCCGTCCGGGGCTGTGCCGCCCGGGACCCTGCCGTCCGGGACGCTGTCGTCCGGGATCGCGAAGTCCGAAGCCGTGCCGGACGCACCCTTCCTGGACGACCTGATCGCGGCCGCCGGGCAGGTCGAGGCGCTCGGCGGGTACGGTCTGGATGCGGTGCGCCGCGAGCAGTTGTCCACAGAGGTCCTTGGCTGCGCCCTTGACTGGGTACTCTCCGGGGGCCAGGGTGTCGCGCCCCCGGCAGGCGGGCGGGTGCTGCTCGGCAGCGCGCTGGACGAGCGCGGCCTCCGCTTCGGACTGGAGCGGTCGTACCGCACACTGGCCCGGCTCGCCCAAGGCGGCGAGGAGAGGATCGACCTGGTGGAACGTGCCAACCGTTACCGCCCCCGGACGTGGGTGTAG